The Polyangium aurulentum genomic interval TGCTGGCCTCGGTTCGAGCGAGAACGGCGTCGTGGGCCCTCCTCGACGCGAGGGCGCCGTGGGGCGTCGCGCTTCGAGGTAGGCCTTCGACCTTCTGCATCCACCACGTGGTGAGCGGCACGGGCTGGCTCTCGACCGAGAACGACGGCCACGCGCTCGCCCTGACGACGGGTGATGTCGTCGTGGTACCGCACGGCCGGGCGCATTCGCTCCGGGATCGCACCGACACGCCGGTGGTCGCTCTCGAAGAGATGCCCGGGGTCCGCGCGCGTGGTGACGATCGCGTGTGGCACCTGAACCTGGGCGGCGTGGGGACCGAGACGAGGATCACGTCGGCACTGGTCGAGCTCGAGGACCCGTTCTCCGCCCCGATCATGTCGTCGTTGCCGCCCGTGCTCCGGCTCGCGGGTGCGGGCGCGGGTCAGACATTGCTCGTGGAGCACCTCCGTCTCCTCGCGCGCGAGATCGAGTCGAGGCCGCCCGGCTGCGATCTCGTGCTCGCCCGCATGGCAGATGTGCTGTTCGTCCACGTGATGCGGGCGTACGTCGAGACCCTTTCGCAGTCGTGTCAATCGCTAGAGCTGGTCCGTGCGCTGCGCGACCCGGGCGTGGCCACGGCCCTGGGCCTGATGAGCCGTCGACCGGAGCATCCGTGGACGGTCGCCTCGCTCGCCGAGCAGGTGGGGCTGTCGCGGTCTGCCTTCGCGGCGCGCTTCACGAGCCTCGTGGGCGAGCCGCCGCTCGGCTTCCTCACGCGGATGCGCATGCAGAAGGCGACGATGTTGCTGCGCGAGGGCGCGACGCTCGCATTGACCTCTCAGCTCACCGGCTACGCGTCGGAGGCCTCGTTCAGCCACGCATTCCGGCAGTGGTCGGGCATGGCGCCGGGGGCCTACCGTCGCCAGCAGCACGCGCGCTAGATCAAGCCGCCCTGAAAGTTGCGCCATCGGGTTCACACGCGACGTGCCTTTGCGATAGGCTCGCAGGCCATCGTGAACGAGCAAGGTCCGAGCAACGAGGAGCAGAATGCCCCGAGCGCGCCCCGCAACGCGTCGTGGCGAAGTCCCTTGCGGCGCGCCGTTCTGTTCGCGCTATTCGCGTTCACGCTCCCCTTCGTGTGGGGCAACACCTCCTCGTGCAACGGCCCGCAGAAGGCGTACACAGGGTTCGAGCTTTTCACCAGCGAGCACAACAACGGCATCCATGCCGGCCTCATGATCCTCGCGCCCGTGCTGCTCGGCCTCTTGCAACGCTACGTACGCAACGCCCTGGTGCGTCTCGCCCTGGAACTGCCCGCGATCGTCTGCGGTCTCTGGGGGGCGCTGTACTGCTACTTTCAAGCCGTGTTCGGCGACGGAATCTTATCCAACGAGCGTAATGTCCATCCGGCACCATTCATCGCCGCGTTCGCCCCGTTCTTGATGGCCGTCGATGCAT includes:
- a CDS encoding AraC family transcriptional regulator, with protein sequence MDPLSELLASVRARTASWALLDARAPWGVALRGRPSTFCIHHVVSGTGWLSTENDGHALALTTGDVVVVPHGRAHSLRDRTDTPVVALEEMPGVRARGDDRVWHLNLGGVGTETRITSALVELEDPFSAPIMSSLPPVLRLAGAGAGQTLLVEHLRLLAREIESRPPGCDLVLARMADVLFVHVMRAYVETLSQSCQSLELVRALRDPGVATALGLMSRRPEHPWTVASLAEQVGLSRSAFAARFTSLVGEPPLGFLTRMRMQKATMLLREGATLALTSQLTGYASEASFSHAFRQWSGMAPGAYRRQQHAR